ggatcacctgaggtcaagagttcgagaccagcctggccaacatggtgaaaccccatctctactaaaaatacaaaaaattagctggacatggtgatggacatctgtaatcccatctactcgggaggctgaggcaggagaattgcttgaacccaggaggcggaggttgcagtgagccgagatcgtgccactgcgctctagcctgggcaacaagagtgaagcaacgtctcaaaaaaaaaaaaaaaaaaaaaatgaaaagaatgtaagGGGGAAGGAAGTGTGAGGGATGAAGATAAATTGAtcaatgggtacaaatatatagtttgatagaagaaataagacttagtagatcagtagggtgactatagcttACAATAAgctattttacatttcaaaatagctagaagaattcAAACagttctagcataaagaaaagacaaatatttaagttgATGAATATTCCAGATATActtatttgatctttacaaattatatgaatgtattaaattgtcacatgtaccctgaaacttggTACATTTATTAttcatcaataaaacaaaattaattactttttcttttcttttcgagacagagtctcgctctgtcacccaggctggagtgcagtgccacattctcagctcactgcaacctccacctcctgggttcaagcaattctcatgcttcagcctcctgagtagctgggactacagacatgcaccaccatgcccggctaattttttgtatttttagtagagacaggtttcactatgctggccaggctggtctcaaactcttggtcttaagtgatccgcctgccctggcctcccaaagtgctgggattacaggtgtgagccactgcacccaaccaagaatctactttaaaaaatgctgccaaaaaaaaaaaaaaaaaggtaaggagACAGCCAGGTGcagaggtgcacacctgtagttccagctacttgggaggctgaggtgacaggatcgcttgagcccaggagttccaggctataGGGTGCTAAGagtgcacctgtgaatagccactgctctacagcctgggcaacatagcaagacctcatctcaaaaaaaaaaaatgtaattagccaggtgcggtggcaggcacctgtaatcccagctactcgggaggctgaggcaggagaatcgcttgaacccgggtggcagaggttgcagtgagctgagatcgtgccactgcaccccagcctggacaatagagtgagactgttgtctcaaaaaaaaaaaaaaaaaagtcagaggacATACATCCCTGGCCCTATAAGGCACTTCACagtcaagttttcttttcttttcagcttACAGCAAGATAGTGACTCTTGGCAAAGATGAGTTTCACCTACACCTGGTGGACACAGCAGGGCAGGTACCAGTTGGGGTATGGTATCCAAATGTGGCAGTTCAGCCCTCGGAAATGAAGTCTGGTAGTCTTTGTGGCTCATCTTTAAAGTAGTATTAAAAGCATTTTACCTGCTAACAGTGTGCAGGGCTCATTGCAGCTGTTCCATAAATGCACGTTGAAGTGACTATAGTAGGGCATGCCCCAGGGAGGGTCACCTGGATGTTGTCCCACCAACCTTTGCCATCTTAGTGGTTTGGATCTAGGTACTGATGTTTCCATTTCTTGCCAGGATGAGTACAGCATTCTGCCCTATTCATTCATCATTGGGGTCCATGGTTATGTGCTTGTGTATTCTGTCACCTCTCTGCATAGGTAAGTGACCAAGGTTGTGAGTGCGGGACTTGGGAGGACCTGAGGACTGTCTCATAGAGTTATAGCTCCAATTCTTGTGTTTAAAGCTTCCAAGTCATTGAGAGTCTGTACCAAAAGCTACACGAAGGCCATGGGAAAACCCGGTAAGTGGCCCTGGCGGATAGGGACATAGTGTGGGCACGAGGGGGTGGGAGAGAGCGGAGGGGAGAATTGTCAAGTTAGAGAGGAGGCTCGGATATAGATCCTGCCTGGTCTGATAAGGAGTCGTCCAGCCTTGATATAAGGAGTTGGGGAATGCGGGGAATGAGGGGATTCTGAAGTAACTGCTGTTTCCTCACAGGGTGCCAGTGGTTCTAGTGGGGAACAAGGCAGATCTCTCTCCAGAGAGGTATGTAAAGCTCTGCTACTTAGAGCCAAAGGAAGTGAAATGCACTGGGAATCAGTCAGGCTCTCATCCTGGCTCTTCCACTGATTCAAAcaagtcatttcacctctcttTGTCTCTAACTTGAAGCTTAAGGAAGATAATACTTCTATCTTAAAAGCCACAATTTCGTATTTCACGCCTCAGTCCTAGATTCACCCATTGTTCCTTTGTTTACCTGTATTTTCTCCTTCCACAGCCCTCCTCCCAAAACTTGGGGAAATGGCATGGGTCAGaggaagtctttttcttttctctctctcttttttttttttttttttttagatggagtcttgctctgttgccaggctagagtgcagtggtgtgatctcggctcgctgcaacctctgcctcccgggttcaagcgagtctcctgcctcagcttcctgagtagctgggactacaggcgcgtgccaccatgcccagctaattttttgtatttttagtagagacggggtttcgccgtgttagccaggtctcgatctcctgaccttgtgatccgcccgcctagcctcccaaagtgtcgggattacaggcatgagcaaccgcatgtggcccatttttttaatagaggtggtgtttcactgtgttgtccaggctggtcttgaactcctgagctcaagtgatccaccacctcggcctcccaaagtgctgcattacaggcatgagccaccgtgcctggccaggaagtcTTGATTCTGAAGATTTTTCAGAGCACTTACTGACATTTCTATCCTCCATCTTTATGTCCCAAATTTGCTTCCAGAGAGGTACAGGCAGTTGAAGGAAAGAAGCTGGCAGAGTCCTGGGGTGCAACATTTATGGAGTCATCTGCTCGAGAGAATCAGGTGCTGGGCCTGAAGACTAGAAGGGTGGTGATGGTAGCCGTGTTTTCCTTATTGTACTGCTTGGTGGTGGGAATGTTGAGGGAATGGGGCTTTCACCCCAGAGCTGGGTGGTATTGGCACTGAACTGACTTTTGCCCTAAATCCTCTCCTCTTATAGCTGACTCAAGGCATCTTCACCAAAGTCATCCAGGAGATTGCCCGTGTGGAGAATTCCTATGGGCAAGAGCGTCGCTGCCATCTCATGTGAGCCCTTGGGTGTGGGGTAACTGCCTTGTTTCTGCCCCTGGCACTTGCCATGTTCCAGTGGGGGGCAGACCCTCAGGACTTCACGGGTATGGTTGCCAGCTGTGTTCCTGGCCCCTGGACACACAGTGTGGCATCCTCATGTTTGCACATTTTCCCCAGGCTCCAGTGGCCTGGATGTCAATGTTTACAAAGGGGCAAGGACCTCTCATGGACACTGGCCTCTAGCCCTCTGTTTTTGCTAGATGAATTATGTTATAACCTGTGGGGTCAGGATATGAGTCCTGGGCATTATTTATCCAGGACCCATCCTCTTGGGTGGGTTTTGGGTGTTGGCTGGGTAAGGGGAGCTGGGGACTTCTGAAATAGAGCTGGCTCCCTGGAGTGACAatgtatatatgcaaataaactgaGAAATCTTTTGTTGTTgacttcttttgtgtgtgtgtgtgtgtgtgtgtgtgtgtgtgagagagagagagagagagatggagtttcactctgttgcccaggctggagtggtgcagtgctgcgatcttggctcgctgcaacctccgcctcccaggttcaggcagttctcctgcctcagtcttccacaggcatccgccaccacgcctggctaatttttttatttttagtagagatggggtttcaccatgttggccaggatggtctcaaactcctgaccttaagtgatccacccacctcagcctcccaaagtgctgggattacaggcgtgagccactgcccccggccttaTTGTTGACTTCTATGTATCTAGGGAGAGCTCAGAGCCATTATCTCTTTTTCCAAGGAGTGATGGCTGTGGTCTTTGGTGGGAAATCTTTCCTCCTACCTTGTTCCTATTCCTTATTCCTCACTTATTAAGGACCATTATCCTAAGATTTACTACTTGCCTTTCCCACCTTTCTATTCTGCTGGGTTCCTCATATACTAAGTGCAGTTGGCTGCCACTCCCGTCCAAGTTTTGTAGCCTTTCAAGATCCCCTTAATTACAGAAACACCACCCTCTAGTGGCCAACTGCAACATGCTGACCTAGCTGTCTTCCTGGGGCCTTGGCATTTGCTTGGACTCAAAGAGGATGGAGTttcaggagaaggaaggaagcccCTCATTCCTAATGATGTAAGAATTGAGAAGGAGTGTAGAGGCAGAGACTAAAGTTGTGAAGACTTTGACTTCCCAAGAGTGTTGAGTAAAGTAAGAAATAATGCCTCTGGTGCATATCAGTCCCCTGGCCCTCCATGTCCCCAGTGTCTTTCATTAAAATGGCCGTTCTTTGCTCTTTTCATACCTTTaatctttttgtactttttaccCCTTTGGTGGTGTGCTACTTTTTTTAGGTGTCCAAGGCTATTGGTTCTGCTTTTATGGGCCTACCGCCTCAGTAGGATTGATATTTCAGCTAGGAAAGTTTGGTCCTGTTTGCCTCCGCTTTTCTtgacccccaccctcccaccagcCTGATTGCCTAACTAGTCTAATACCTCCTCCAAGGACCTGTAAGGATTATTTGAATGGTAGATCTTCACAGGGAAGGTACAGACCTCTTCTGACAACTGGGGGAGCCCGAGGTACCCTATCAATGTACTTACTTGGGAAGGATTGACAAAACCTAAATGAGATTTTTAGCTGCGACTTTGTCAGTGCCTGGCTCCAGGCTTACAGTTGGGGATATGGCTTGTCATGTGGATTTTCAAAAGTCCTGACAgctgcttttgcttttctgatacagaatctaaaaagaaataagggcTGCTAGAAGAAACATACTCCAAACAACAATCTCACTGGCTTAGGAAGTTCTTCTGGTAGGTCACCACCCTCTCtccttatattaaaattaagtcCTTTTGCACATCTGACCTGGGATACTCATTACAGGGGCCTGCTTTCCTGCTGCCATTTTCATGAGGTCTGGGGTAGACTTAGAAACATCTAAAGTTTTCTAGTTTATCAATAATCTCAAGGCCTGGGGACAGTAGTGATAGCGGTTAATAGCTCCTCCacttagctgtgtggccttgggcggTCACTTAACTTCTCAGAGCCACCATTTCTCATTTATGAAGAGTGGCTAAGTGTGCTTCATAGAGTTGAGGTGAAAATTAAACGAGGTAATATATGCAAAGTTTACTACAGTTCTTCACACATAATAAGTCCTTAAGAAATAGTGggtggtggctgggtgcagtggctcacacctgtaatcccagcactttgggagaccaaagtgggtggatcacctgaggtcaggagcttgagaccagcctggccaacgtggtgaaaccccatctctactaaaaataaattagctgggtgtgatggtgggcgcctgtaatcccagttactagggaagctgaggcaggataatcgcttgaacctaggaggtggaggttgcagtaagccaagatcgcgccatttcactccagcctgggcaacaagagcgaaactccatctcaaaaaaaaaaaaaaacccgaaatAGTGGGTGGCTCTCTGTGTTATTACTGGAGGTCTTTCTGGTGAGGGTCtgcctctccctgcctctgcGTGCAAACCTGGGAGGGGCCTTCCATTTTCCAACTTATTGCTTGGTTAACTTATTCTATCGTAATTAAAACAAGTGTGGGATCACTGCTGGAGTTTTTTTGCTCAAATATGTGTGAATGGTCAGTGCAGAAAACATGATGCCAATGTGTGGCTGGAAGAGGACAAACCTAGTCCTGATCCCTCCTATTACTTTGACCAGTAGGGATTAAGGTCTCCTGCACTGTCGAATATAAAAGCATCAcctcacatgtggctatttaatttcattaaaataaaaagttccttACTTGTACCACCTGCATTTCAAAGTGCTCGAGAGCTACATGTAGTTGATGGCTACCATATTAGATAGTGTAGATTTAGTCCATTTCCATCACTGTAGAAAAGTTctgttggggccgggcgcggtggctcatgcctgtaatcccagcactttgggagaccagggcgagcggatcacgaggtcaggagttcaagaccaggctggccaacatagtgaaactctgtctctgctaaaaatacaaaaaagtagccgggtctggtggtgtgcgcctgtaatcccagctactagggaggctgaggcaggagaatcgcgtgaacccgggaggcggaggttgcagtgagctgagatcgcaccactgcactccaacccggacgacagtgcgagactccgtctcaaaaaaaaaaaaaaaaaagttctgttggacagcaTCGTAAACCCTTTCCTCACAAAGCTGGCATTGGATCGAATCTGCctgcctctttctccacatcttctttaaaaaaaatgtagtattattatttgtaatcCTAGGAAAAACGTGGCCTTTGGTTTGAATAATGGCTCAACTTCTCACTAGATGTAGTTCTGTGGGCAATCTTACCTATTGCAGCCTTAATCTTCATCTGTAATATGGAGATAATTCCATGTAACTCATAATGAAGGTGAGGAATAACTAAGAATATATAAAGTATCTGGACATAGTTAATTTGTCTCCTTTTGTCCACCCCATGTGTGCGTTGATGCAGAAGAGGCATTCCAATGTTTTCTCATCCAGACttgtggtggggtggtggtgcCTGCAAAGAGTATGTTTTGCGATCTTGTCCAGGACAGTACTCCGGCCAGGTAGCAGCGAGGCTACCTCAGTTTACTAAAAAAGGGACACGGGTACTGAATATCTGGAAGGactggaggtgggagtgggggcacCCTGAAAAGGAAGGGAGGCTCTATGTTTCGATGGGGAGGTGTGTGTAGTGACTGTGTGGGCACCGACAGTCTTTCCTCACAGGGGGACTGGGAGTCAGGAGGAACGACTAGGGACTCGTCCAGTTTTCTTCGGGTCCCCAAACGTGGCAAGAGTCCACCCTCTGCAGCGCCAGGCGCCGTACCTCACTTTCTCCATTTGCGGACTCCAGTTCCCAGGATGCTGAGCAGCGGCCAATCTCCTGGCTCTTCTTCCATCCCCCTCCCGGGAAAGACTGCCCCTGGCCAAAGCAAGGGGCAGTTGGAATTTCAGGGACCAATGACTGCAAGGTAATGGAATTAGAAAGCGGCCGGAGTCCTAGTTTCGCGGCCTGGGCTGTAAATGAGGCGACTCCAGGGCCGCGGCGGAGAGGAGGGGGGCTTCTTTCCCACGTGTCTGCCCTGCTGCCGGCCCGGCGCGGTCGGGGTTAACCCGGGGCGGAAGGATCCCGCAGCGTGTGCGTAGAACTGCAGAGTCACAGCCTTTCCTCCGAGAGGGCGGGATCCCTCCGCCGCTCCGCTCCAACACAAAATAGGGCCgcctcttctcctttctccccctGTCTAGTGGGGTGCCCCGGGCAAAAGGCCCCCCCGGATCTCGCGCCGAAGGCTTCACGAATCTCCACGACCGCTGCCCAGCTCTTGCGCCAGGAAATAGCCCCTTCGCAGGAACCACCCTACCGGCCGAACAGGAGGCGGAGGGGGGGAGGCGGAGCGGCGCCGCGCTGCACTACTTTCCTCTCCGGTTGCAAATGGCTGCCTCGTTCCCCACTTTCCGCTCAGTTTCCTGACCCCCCGGTGCCGGGAGCCGGGGTTGGGCCATGCACCTCTAGGCCGCCTGCGATCACAGTCAGCCGGGGGTCGAGGGGGTGCCACCGACCACAGCCGGCCAGGCCGGGGGCGGGGCAGCTCCCGAGGCCAGAGGGGAAGGGAGGCGAGCGCAGGGCCTGGAGCGGCCGGAGGGGAGCGGGCAGAGGGCTCGCACCGCCCGCCCCTTCCTCTTCCTCGCCCACCTAGCCTCCTCCCTTCCCCGGGGGGAGCAGAAGGTGGGGGGCTCGAAGCCGCCGAGGGTGAGCGCTCGGGGTCGAGAAGCCCGGCGCTGGGTGTGTGTCAGGTTCAGCCCCACGGCCCCGCCGGCCCCGCGTCGCCGTAGCTCGCGCGGCCCCGGGCGCCGGCCGGGGCGGGGAGAGGGGCTCGGCGCTCCTGCGAGGGTCTCACGTTCCATCCGGGCCAGGCGCGGGGCGGCGCGGCATTCCTTCCGGGCTGCTGGGGAGGTGCCTCGACGTTCCATCTGGAGAGCCTCGACGTTCCGCCCGAGCCCGGCGCGGGCGGCCGGGGCGCTGGCCGGGCCCTAGGACTGAGAGGCCGCCCGGCGACGCGGATGCGGAGCCTGCTCGCCCAAGATCAAAGCCACCGGTGCTCTCTTTGTGTCCGCTCGGGATTCGCCGCCCTGGGGCTGTCCATGGAAACCTAAACTGCTGGAACCTGAGGCAGAGAACCCCTCTTTGGCTTCTTGctgtttttttgtggggggagggTGGCCACTCCGACCTGGATTTACCGTTCTTGGCCCCCCTAAGCCCCCCCGTGTGGGGGGCGGCTGTGATCGCTCTGGCGGTTGGAGGTCGGGGAGCGGCCCGGGCTCTGGCCATGTTCTCGGATGAGGATTTCTGGAtcgccctgtgaagaggtgagTGAAGTCCGCCCGGCCAGGGCCCAGAAAGGGTTGGACTGGGGGCACAGCCAGATGGACTCTCTTAGCCAGAGCTGGCCTTTAGGTTGGAGAAGGGGGTGCCAGAGCTGGGGAGCGTTCCTTTGGCAGGGTCTGTCAAGGGAACCTGAGCCAGTCACCAGGGCAGAACTGAGGCCTGGTGTCTTGGGGTGTGCCTCTTTAAAGACTGGGGGTTCAGGGAACCACGGGAGTTTGGGAACCTGGCTAGATAGCCTCTGTGcctgtttatttttgtgttggGGGAGCTCGACTAAACTAGGACCCGGGCCCTGATGCCAGTACCAATCCCaggctgctgcttctcctctcaGGGTTCCTTGTGGGCCTTGGGACAGAGCAACTTGGGATGGTGGGGGAGGGTGCTACTGCCAGGTCAGACTTATGCCAGTTGGACTTTAAGGTTGTTCCTACCGAGTTGGGCACCCAAAGCAGTCCCTGGAAAACTCAAGGAACCCCAGATCCTTCACCAGGCCTCCTTTCACTGGGCAAAGGGAGAGTGTGTGTGGAAACTGACTAGTTGAGAAGAAGGGGGTGGCTGGGGCAAGAAGGAGGCGGGGCTGGGGCAGCTCTGGCCCTGCTGTTCAACTTTAAACTGCCCCTGCCTGGCAAAGTGACCCCGGTGAGGCCTAGTGCTGTCTTAGCCTGCTTTGCCTCCCCTCCTCTTGGGATGGATCTAATCTCCAGAGGATTATAGAGGAGGCCGTTGAGATTTGCTCCCTGCGAATGTAGGCTGCAAAAAATGGCTTTTGTCTTTTGCCTTCTCCCGGCCTGGTATGGAGAGCTGGCTGCCCATGAGTCCCTGGCCAGTCCTGCAAGCCCCTCCCAGACCTCTCCAACCCTTTTTTGACCAGGGATTGTTAACTGGTTTTCTGATCCTGTACCAACTGTGCAGAATGGGGTGGCCTGTGTCTCTCTGGAGGAGAAATGGCTTGATCAGAGCTCTTTTCTCCTGGAAACCAGTGATTCCACCCCTGGCAGAAGGTATTGGGAGAAAGGGTGTGTATGTGCCTGCAGCTTGAGCCTCAATCCCGTGGGCCTTGCTTGGGCTGGGACTGCCCCTCTCACACCTGTCATGCTACCCAGCAGGGATTTGGCTGGTGCATTTTGCTCCCTCATTCTGTCTGCTCCAACATACATATACTAGATTTCTTTGAGTCTGGttttggaaaggagaaaataggGGTTTTGCCTTTTAAAGATTTCTGAAAGGTGAGAGATGGCACGGGGTAGTGGAGTGAGGTGAGCTGTCAATCCTGCTCTCCACTCCTTCATTCTATGGAGAGTCCCTCCTGTTTGTCCCGAAACAACTTCCTTATGTAGGACTGCACCTTGTTAGCTGTGCCTGCTCTCAGGATGCGCCAGGGACACAGTTCAGAGGGTCTGCAGGGCCAGTGTTGCATTTGGATCCATCTCGGAGGGCTGACCCAAAATGGGGGTGGGAAGAGGTGTGGTTTGAGTCCAGGCTGGGAACCAGGAAGTCCTGAGTCCTACTGAAGAGCTGTTCACTCAAGGGCCTGCTTCAGCCTTACACCTCTCCAAGCGTCCATTTCCCCCTTGTCTGGGAAAATGGAGTGAAAGCTGTTGatctgggagggaggcaggaaggagagtgGGTTGAGATAAATCCCTGTCCTTTTCTTTGCTGTTTTGGACCTCTTAGGTATAGGACTGAGGGGTGCCAGCACAGTTTTACTCCCTAGATCTGTACCTACTGTATGGGATCTCTAGTTCTGTGGAGGAAGCCTAAACTACCCCAGTTTAGATCCAGGGAAAAAATccttggtgtgtatgtgtgtcagtTTACTGGCTGTGAATGATGGGACTGGGGAACCTGGGGTCTTTGTTGAGATATGTTCAGGGGCCTGTTAACTGGGAATCAGCATTGGGATCCCTATGCTGGACTGCAGGGATGGGGAAATAGGGACTGAGGGCTCAGGCTTTTTGGAGGTGCCCCCTAGATTATTTTTGGTACAAGTTGTatgacatttttctctttgcttcttaaTCTCTCATCTTCCATGGCCCCATGAATGGGCTCTGGCTGTAGAGGATGTTAGTACTCTCTCAAGGCCAGATGAAGGTGGTTTCTGTACCTTCTTGAGCAGTACCAGCCTTACCAGCCTGAGAGGGCTGAGCTCGGGGGAGGGCTGAGGAATTTGCCCCTCTGGCCTTGTGTGAGGCAGCCCTCCTCCTACCCACTGTATTATCATTGTTGCCTTTTACTTCTTGATGTTTGTGACTCTTTTGGCCTCAACTTTGAGACCACAGTGGGTAGAGGATCTTTAGGGGTATGTGGTGGTAAGATATAGTAAGATGCAAAGGATTAGAAAACTTTAAGGGCCCCTTGGACCTTCTGGGTGTGATCAGG
The nucleotide sequence above comes from Nomascus leucogenys isolate Asia chromosome 8, Asia_NLE_v1, whole genome shotgun sequence. Encoded proteins:
- the RHEBL1 gene encoding GTPase RhebL1 translates to MPLVRYRKVVILGYRSVGKTSLAHQFVEGEFSEGYDPTVENTYSKIVTLGKDEFHLHLVDTAGQDEYSILPYSFIIGVHGYVLVYSVTSLHSFQVIESLYQKLHEGHGKTRVPVVLVGNKADLSPEREVQAVEGKKLAESWGATFMESSARENQLTQGIFTKVIQEIARVENSYGQERRCHLM